AGCCTCGACGCAACGTCGGATCGCGACTTCGTGGCGAGCTTCCTCTACGCGTCCTCGCTCACGATGGTCCACCTGAGCCGGATGGCCGAGGACATCATTCTCTTCACGTCCGAGGAATTCGCGTTCTTCGATCTGCCCGACAAGTTCGCCACCGGCAGCAGCCTGATGCCGCAGAAGAAGAACCCTGATCCGCTGGAACTGATGCGCGGCAAGTCGGGCCGCGTCCTCGGGCGACTGTCCGGTTGGCTTACCACGATGAAGGGCCTGCCGAGCGGCTACAACCGCGACCTGCAGGAAGACAAGGAAGCCGCGTTCGAAGTCGAGACCACGCTCGCATCCTCACTGGATGTGGCCGCAGCGGTGATGGCGGGGCTGCGCCTGAACGCCGCGAGGGCCGAGGCCGCCGCGGCGGGTCTGCTGCTGGCGACCGACGTCGCAGAGCATCTGGTTGCCGCCGGCGTGCCATTCCGTCAGGCCCACGCCGTTGTCGGGGCCATCGTCCGCCAGTTGGCCGCCGAGGGGCGCGACTTCTCGGAGTTGACCGAAGACGAGTGGGGCCGGCTCGATCCTCACTTTACGCCGGCGATCGCCGCTTCAATCACGGCCGCCGCCTCGGTCGCGGCCAAGCGGACGCCGCAATCGACCAGCCCCGCCGCGGTTGCCGCCGCGCTCGCAGAACTGCGCGCCTGGCTCGAGTAACATTTGCCCTTCCATCCGTAGCTTTGCTAGAATCAGACGTTCTTCAGCCTCTCCCTTTCCTGCCCGAGTATCCGGGGGATCTCTTAATGGTGAAGCGCCAGCTTCGAGTTGGTGAGTTTGTAGAAGACTACTGTCCGCGCGAACGGCGCGTCAGCGATCATGCGATCGTGGCGATGGTGGATGGCGACGTCCGCCAGGTGCGCTGTACCGCGTGCGACTCGGAACACGTGTATCGGGAGGCGAAAGTGCCGCCGACACGGAAGAAGAAGCCGGTAGCCGGCCCGCCTCCGCTGCCTCCGGCTGGCATGGTGGTCACTCCCGAGGCGCCGCCAGCCATGGCGGCGTTGCCTGACGCGCCGTGTGATGTTGAAACCGGAGCGGGCCAGACTGTTGCGCCGGTCGCGGCTGCCGAGGCGGAGCCTGCTGACGGCCCCCGTGCGGACGGTCCGGTGCATCGCCAGTTGATTCGGGCCACGCTGCCGCGGATCGAGGGCCAGGTGCCCGAGCGGCGGATTCCCGAGTTTACGATGCACAACACCGGCGGCCGAGGTGCCGGCGGGCACGGCAAGCCGTTTCGGACCGGGCATGGCGGACCGCACCGGCCGGGCGGCGGCGGCAAGTCCGCGGCTGGCCACGAGCGGCCTGGCGGCGGTCGCCAGGGAGGCGGGTTTTCACCGCATGGCGGCCGGCCGGGTCCAGGCGGCGCGCCAGGGGGAGGGCCCAGTCAGTCGGCCCGGCACGCGTTTGGCGGACGTCCTGGCCGGGGCAAGAAGACCTGACACCGGTATTGGACGTTACAACACGCCTTCGGCAGCCTTCCGCAGCTCCACGTCCTCGATGGCCCCGCTCTCCATCGCCGTGGGGATGCCGGATGGTGCTGGCGTGAGGCGCTTGCGCTGGCTCTTGTCCCGGTACATCTGCTGATCCGCCACGGCCAGCAGCGCTTCGTACGTGTCGCCATCTCTGGGGAACACCGCCGCGCCGACGCTGACGGCCAGCAGCACCCGTTGCGTGCCCCGCACGACAAACGGAAGCGCGTCAATCACCTGCTGCAACTCGATGCGCTTGGCCTCGGCGTCCTCGATGCCGCAGTCCGACAGCAGCACAATGAACTCATCGCCGCCGTATCGGGACACGATGTCGTACGGCCGGATGGCCCGGCGCAGCACCGCCGCCACTTCGCGCAGTGCCCGATCACCGGCCGGATGCCCGTAGCTGTCGTTGATGTCTTTGAGGTTGTCCAGGTCCAGCAGCATCACGGCGACCGACGAAGCCATGCGCCTGGCGCGGGCCAGTTCACGAGTCAGGTGGAGAATCAGGAAGCGGTTGTTCGGCAGCCCGGTCAACTGGTCGGTGACCGCTTCTTCGTGCGTCCGTTCGTAGAGCACCGAGTTGTGAATCACCGCCGACGCCTGCCCCGTGACGCGCAGGGCGATACGGCGGTGGTCGTCGGTAAAGAACCCGGGCTCGGTGTGGTACATCGCCAGGGCACCAATCACGCGCTCGGCGACGATGAGCGGGCACACCAGCGCCGATCTGAGGATATGGCCATCGACCGGCACGCCAATCGAGAGAAAGTCCTCGCTCGGATCCTTATTGACGCCGCACTCGCGCGTCGCGATCACGCCGCCGACCAGCCCTGTTCCAACGCGCAGCTCCATCAGGCGCAACTGCTTGGCACCGCTGCCAATCGCGTACCGGCAGCGGGCAATTCGCCTCGTGGTGTCGTGCAGGAAGAGCGCGCAGCTCGCGAACGGCACCAGATCGCGCAGTTTCTCGGCAATCACGCCCATGGAATCGGCCACGCCGAGACTCGTGCCCAATCCCTGCGCGACCTCGTACAACGCGTAGACTTCCTTCTGAGCCAGCGCGATTTCGTCGAACACCGAGGCCTGGGATTCGGTGTCCTCGGAGTAATACGGATGCTCGTCTGCCCCGCCTGGGCCGTTTGCACGCGTACCCGCCGCGGTCCCCGTCTCGAACGCCGCCTCGAGCGACGGCAGCAGCTCGACAAAGCGGGACACCATCACCGGATCGAGCGCACGCCCCGCCTCCCGCCGCAGCTCCTCGATCGCCTCGGCGTGTGAGACGGCCTTGCGGAACGGGCGATCGGAGATCAGTGACACGAAGTGATCGACCACCGAGAGGATGCGCGCCCCGAGCGGGATATCGCCGCCGCTGAGGCCCGCCGGGTAGCCCGACCCGTCCCACCGTTCATGATGGCAGAGCACAAGCGAGGCGACAGGATATGGAAACAGCACGTCCGCAATGATGTTGGCGCCAAGCTGCGAGTGGATGCGGACCTTGCCGGTCTCTTCGGCGGTGAGCGGCCCCTTCTTCGTCAGGATGTGGTCCGGGACGCCGAGCTTGCCGACATCGTGCAGCAGCGCCGCCATTCTGATGCCGTCGATCTCCTGGGCCGGCACGCCAAACGCCTTCGCCATCTCGACCGCGTACGCCTGTTCGCGGCGTATGTCCGTGCGGGACGATCGCGCCCGGGCTTCAATCGCCCGCGCGAGGGCCTCGACGGTCGCGAGCGAAATGTCCGAGGCGCGGTGATGCTCGCGCTGCGCGTCGGCGACTGCCGCCAGCCCTTTTGCCCGGAGGCGAAAGGCCAGCACGGCCGCGCCGGCCGTCACGATCGCGAGCAGGAAGGCGATCCAGGCAGGCACGGACGAGCCGCGGACAAGCCAGAAACCGGCGGCGCCGCCTCCAGCCAGGCCCGCCATCGCCAGCCGTGTCGTGAACGTCCCCGGCATGGTCATGTCCTAGCTTCGGGCTGCCTCGCTCGCGGCCGCCGCCGGCGGAACGGGCTTCGGTCCGCCACCCGCGTAATACGCCGTCTGGTAGCCCTCGATCAGATCCTTCATCCTCACGGCGTCTCTCCTGTAGTGACCCCTGCAATGAATTGGCGTCGCGCCACCGGAGGTCTCGATGTAGAGATCCGAGAAGATGATGTGCGTGTCGATGCCCACCGACGCGATATGCGCAATGTGAATGGAATGCTCGTACCTGCCGAACCACTGCGGCGTGTAGTGGACGACGTTCGACGCGGTGATGAGCACCTGGGTCGGCAGCAGGTGGTTGCCTTTGCTGAGGCGGCTGGCGCGGAACACGTCGCCTGCGGTGAAGGGTCTCCCCTTCAACCAGACGATCCACAGCCCAATCGCCAGAAGCGCGGCGGCGACGAGCACGATGTAGAGACCCCAGGACTGCCAGAAACTGTCCATGCACGCTACCTTGGCTCCGTCGGCCCCCTGTGTCAAGTGTCATTGGGGTCAGATCCAGAACACAACATCTTCAGGTTTCACGTTGCCCCGAGATGTTGTGTTTTGGATCTGACCCCATGGCTCTGTTACAGTGGCCCCGACACTCGCATGACGCAGACCCTGGTTCTTGCCGGCGTCGACATCGTGCTGCCCGACCGCGTCACGCCCGGGGGCACCATCATCATCGAAGACGGCCGGATCTCCGGCGTCCTGTCGCGGGTGGTGCCGACGGCATCAGATGTCCCGCGCGTCGATCTGCCCGGCCACACCGTGGTCCCGGGGTTCATTGACGTCCACGTGCATGGCCTCGAGGGGATCGATTCGCTCGATGGCCCCGGCGCCGTCCGGGAGCTGGCCGCGCGCATGCCGAAATATGGCGTGACGGCCTTCTCCCCGACCAGCGTGGCGTGCCCGCCTGACGACCTGCGCATGCTGGTGGCGGCCGTCCGCCGGTGTCGTGAGGCGCCCGACGCCCGATCCGCGCGTGTGCTGCCCGCTCATCTCGAGAGCAACTTCCTCAACCCCGACTACAAGGGAGCCCAGGCGCTCTCGTGCCTCAGATCGCCAGCCGCGGCGCTCGCGGCGGGGCAGCGTGATCGCCAGTCGGCGCACACCGAGCAGTTCACCGCTGCCGACATCCTTCGCGTCATCGAAGAAGCCGGCCCGGACGTGGGCATCATCACGCTGGCGCCGGAACTGGACGGGGCGATGGCCCTCATCCGGCGCCTGGTCGCCTCCGGGCGCATCGTGTCGCTCGGCCACTCGGCCGCCACGTTCGACATCGCCATCGACGCCATCCGCGCGGGGGCGCGCCAGGCCACGCACCTGTTCAACCGGATGCCGCCGCTCGGCCACCGCGAGCCGGGGCTGGCCGGCGCGGTGCTGCAGGCGCCGGAGATCGCCGCCGAGATCGTGTGCGACGGCTATCACGTGCATCCCGGCATGCTGAGAATGGCGATTGCCGCAAAGGGCGCCGATCGGATCATGGCCATCACCGACGGCAGCGCGGGCGCCGGGCTTCCCCCGGGCTCACGCGCCAGGATTGGCGGTCGCGCCATCGACGTCGGTGAACAAGGCGCGTTTCTCGAGGACAACACTCTGGCGGGCAGCACCGCCACCATGGACCGCGTGTTTCGCGTGCTGACCAGCGTCGGCGGCCTCGGACTGGTCGACGCCGCGACGCTCTGCGCGACCACCCCCGCGCGAGAGCTTGGCCTGACCGGCCACGGCGTCATCGCACCGGGAGCGGTGGCCGACCTGGTCGTGCTCGGCCCGCAGTCGACGGTCGTCGAAACCTACATCGCCGGCCAGGCCTGCCTCGGTCGCGACTGAACTTCCCGCGCCCCGAATCCGTCCTACTTCCCGGAGGTTGATCCATGGGCATGTGGAGTTTCCGGGGGGCGACCAGCGCGGTGAGCGTGATGGCCATGGCCGCGACGCTGGCGGGTTGCGATATCAGGATCGGCGCGGCTCGATTCAGCGCACGGGAAGAGAAGAAGTTCACCGTCACGGGATCACCGCAGGTCGAGCTGACGACGTTTGACGGCTCCATCGAAGTCCGGGGCTGGGACAAGCCGGAAGTGCTGGTCGAAGTCGAGAAGCGTGGCGACAACCAGGCGGCTGTGGACAAGATCCAGGTGAAGACCACGCAAACCGGCAACACGATCACCGTCGACATCCCGAAGGTCGCGTCGGCCACCCACTTCACGTTCGGCCAGTCGCCGAGCGCCAGCCTCGTGGTGACGGTGCCGACGCAGTCGGTCCTGAAGCTCGATAGCGGCGACGGCTCGGTGACCATCAAGCGCGTCAACGGAAAGATCAACATCCGCACCGGCGACGGCAGCGTGCGCATCACGGAGTCGAAGGGTGATCTGTTCGTGCGCACGGGCGACGGCTCGATCCAGGCCGCCGAGATTGACGGGCACGTGGATGTCGAAACGCGCGACGGCAGCATCAGCATCGAGGGCACGCTTCGTGGTGTCCGGGCCGACTCTGGCGACGGCTCGATCAAGCTGACGGCGCGAAAGGGCAGCACGATGGACGCCGACTGGGTCGCGACCACCAACGACGGCTCCATCGACATGCGTGTGTCGGACGGGTTCGGCGCGGAGGTCGACGCCGAGAGCGGCGACGGCCGAGTGCGGATCGACAACCTCGCGGGCCAAAGCGATCGGCGCGCGCAAGGCGAGTCGCACGATCGCTCATCGGCGCGCGGCAGGATCGGTGACGGCGGGAAGCTTTTGAAACTGCGGACCGGCGCGGGGTCAATCAGTCTGAAGAACTGGTAGCGACGGATTCGTTGGGCGATTGGAAGACAGGTGAGGGGCGTCCGGGTGGGCGCCCCTTTTCGCTATAATGCTGTAAATCATCTCGAAAGACCGGAGCAAGCGACTCACATGGCCAAGAACCCGACCGCGCCCAGCCGACACCGTAAGGATCTGTCCGACATGCCGGAGTGGATGAAGAAGAAAGCCTGTCCGAACCGGCACAAGTACATGTCCGGCAAGCGGGTGCTTCCGAAGAATCTCACGGGCAAGGAAAAACTCGAGGACATCGTTGATGATGCGTTTCTCGCGTACAACTCGGGCCGGCTGCGGGAAGCCTGCCGGTTGTTCACCGAGAAGATGCTCGAGCCGGATGTCACCATTGGCATGAGCCTGTCCGGGGCGCTGACGCCTGCGGGTCTGGGATGCTCGTCGATCGTGCCGCTCATCAAGGCGGGATTCGTGGACTGGATTGTCGCCACGGGCGCGAATCTGTATCACGACCTGCACTTCGCGCTGAACTATCCGATCCGGATGGGCAGCTTCACTATGGACGACACCGAGTTGCGCGACAACGACATTGTCCGCGTCTACGACGTGTTGATGGGCTACAGCGACTGCCTGATGGCCACCGACGAGACGCTGCGCGACATCCTGGTTCAGCCTGAATTCCAGAAAGAGATGGGCACGGCCGAACTGCACTACCTGCTGGGCAAGTACGCGGCCGAGTGGGAACGCAAGGCAGGCCTGAAGGACGTGTCGGTGCTCGCGGCGGCCTACCGCGCGGGCGTGCCGTGCTACACCTCGTCGCCGGGTGACTCGACCATCGGCATGAACGTCGCGGGC
The sequence above is drawn from the Acidobacteriota bacterium genome and encodes:
- the argH gene encoding argininosuccinate lyase, translated to MPHVWSGRFDTDPDPDVFSYGVSLPFDRHLFAEDVTGSLAWAEALAKAGAISAETARAIDGALRDILETGRRDPAWVTGQDEDVHAFVERELIDRIGDAGRCLHTGRSRNEQVSLDLRLYFKRRIPLLINRLHRLLTALADQAEASALSTMPSYTHLRRAQPILVAHFFLAHAAAFRRDCQRFDQALDGADEMPLGSGAVAGTTYAIDTRALADRLGFSRTVTNSLDATSDRDFVASFLYASSLTMVHLSRMAEDIILFTSEEFAFFDLPDKFATGSSLMPQKKNPDPLELMRGKSGRVLGRLSGWLTTMKGLPSGYNRDLQEDKEAAFEVETTLASSLDVAAAVMAGLRLNAARAEAAAAGLLLATDVAEHLVAAGVPFRQAHAVVGAIVRQLAAEGRDFSELTEDEWGRLDPHFTPAIAASITAAASVAAKRTPQSTSPAAVAAALAELRAWLE
- a CDS encoding diguanylate cyclase, translated to MTMPGTFTTRLAMAGLAGGGAAGFWLVRGSSVPAWIAFLLAIVTAGAAVLAFRLRAKGLAAVADAQREHHRASDISLATVEALARAIEARARSSRTDIRREQAYAVEMAKAFGVPAQEIDGIRMAALLHDVGKLGVPDHILTKKGPLTAEETGKVRIHSQLGANIIADVLFPYPVASLVLCHHERWDGSGYPAGLSGGDIPLGARILSVVDHFVSLISDRPFRKAVSHAEAIEELRREAGRALDPVMVSRFVELLPSLEAAFETGTAAGTRANGPGGADEHPYYSEDTESQASVFDEIALAQKEVYALYEVAQGLGTSLGVADSMGVIAEKLRDLVPFASCALFLHDTTRRIARCRYAIGSGAKQLRLMELRVGTGLVGGVIATRECGVNKDPSEDFLSIGVPVDGHILRSALVCPLIVAERVIGALAMYHTEPGFFTDDHRRIALRVTGQASAVIHNSVLYERTHEEAVTDQLTGLPNNRFLILHLTRELARARRMASSVAVMLLDLDNLKDINDSYGHPAGDRALREVAAVLRRAIRPYDIVSRYGGDEFIVLLSDCGIEDAEAKRIELQQVIDALPFVVRGTQRVLLAVSVGAAVFPRDGDTYEALLAVADQQMYRDKSQRKRLTPAPSGIPTAMESGAIEDVELRKAAEGVL
- the nagA gene encoding N-acetylglucosamine-6-phosphate deacetylase, giving the protein MTQTLVLAGVDIVLPDRVTPGGTIIIEDGRISGVLSRVVPTASDVPRVDLPGHTVVPGFIDVHVHGLEGIDSLDGPGAVRELAARMPKYGVTAFSPTSVACPPDDLRMLVAAVRRCREAPDARSARVLPAHLESNFLNPDYKGAQALSCLRSPAAALAAGQRDRQSAHTEQFTAADILRVIEEAGPDVGIITLAPELDGAMALIRRLVASGRIVSLGHSAATFDIAIDAIRAGARQATHLFNRMPPLGHREPGLAGAVLQAPEIAAEIVCDGYHVHPGMLRMAIAAKGADRIMAITDGSAGAGLPPGSRARIGGRAIDVGEQGAFLEDNTLAGSTATMDRVFRVLTSVGGLGLVDAATLCATTPARELGLTGHGVIAPGAVADLVVLGPQSTVVETYIAGQACLGRD
- a CDS encoding DUF4097 family beta strand repeat-containing protein is translated as MGMWSFRGATSAVSVMAMAATLAGCDIRIGAARFSAREEKKFTVTGSPQVELTTFDGSIEVRGWDKPEVLVEVEKRGDNQAAVDKIQVKTTQTGNTITVDIPKVASATHFTFGQSPSASLVVTVPTQSVLKLDSGDGSVTIKRVNGKINIRTGDGSVRITESKGDLFVRTGDGSIQAAEIDGHVDVETRDGSISIEGTLRGVRADSGDGSIKLTARKGSTMDADWVATTNDGSIDMRVSDGFGAEVDAESGDGRVRIDNLAGQSDRRAQGESHDRSSARGRIGDGGKLLKLRTGAGSISLKNW
- the speY gene encoding deoxyhypusine synthase yields the protein MAKNPTAPSRHRKDLSDMPEWMKKKACPNRHKYMSGKRVLPKNLTGKEKLEDIVDDAFLAYNSGRLREACRLFTEKMLEPDVTIGMSLSGALTPAGLGCSSIVPLIKAGFVDWIVATGANLYHDLHFALNYPIRMGSFTMDDTELRDNDIVRVYDVLMGYSDCLMATDETLRDILVQPEFQKEMGTAELHYLLGKYAAEWERKAGLKDVSVLAAAYRAGVPCYTSSPGDSTIGMNVAGVELRGNKLRLNPSIDVNETTGIVLAAKRGGGRSAVVLWGGGSPKNFMLQTEPQIQEVLRIKEFGQDFFLQVTDARPDTGGLSGATPSEAVSWGKVDPDRLPDAVVCYTDTTIAMPILTHYALARHKKRKTRRLYQARPAMLKALTREYFAHTGLKMIDGSDPAIG